The proteins below come from a single Thunnus thynnus chromosome 10, fThuThy2.1, whole genome shotgun sequence genomic window:
- the pbxip1b gene encoding pre-B-cell leukemia homeobox interacting protein 1b isoform X5 — translation MSGGSSTNNSWTILTPEETAAETLRPLAEGTEHHEESHTSTEGCGANNQPAEDTTSAEGPSVEEHLVSEEKKGELSEASSTDHHTYEPTTITDATVPSSLDVSSSSIPGSDVLSQSEGLAEGQAQSSPDPDSFTDSYTHITPSPDEPPASLLSTETLGGVEFTQEEERPAQEGAPHPLNGEELQQEGEESDLSPRTTDLGKQADSPGDSEVGDERAEKTGEEGEPEVRRRRSLLAALERIGRAEEEDEGEEEFQLPQREEESGFSVNKCILGAVILLGLGTIFFSESDYNTRELKDPEVPGKQEWLNPEVPPPPVDADSTDLLNKIANENKQIPVLQAQLQAQKEELKVAKGQAAEGAAERMRWEEVEKENSRLKKDMASLPVLQKENERMKRELESVSALQKELDTLRSTLTELKLSSGTEGGAASEAAQAPVKPTTLPPSGQPEDSSPSIAGSTARQSWIPLDEQRAEKKKDRKKDKHDMGEKKEWKEREKSEWKEGEKKESKDGGKTEWKEKELKKGKHEQGKFDKEKVKEGKQKKHSDDKQWKEKDLKKEKASRRDGGKPWKDREGKKEWTEKSERKELKEDKDWKKQKHEKQSEGKQWRGKEEKKDRKGGKDHGEWHKSKEEWKGEKEWKKAKDGFKESGKNKWEKKDWKQKGEKKEWKKDSEWKSKTSKDLGKEGKGKCERKQWEENENHGKGKGKDERKQWSESNWKTKNGQDGKDWKKKNERKQWEKKEEEWKKGGQKEKKHFGDWKKDKSSIQKNKDEHKSTSNHNHHDHHEEHLWRDKMPPHTHRQPSLDQPEYWIHQRDRLQHNPKPPQHCNSLETCAQAEGLLPVPLPEFEAILQTYLAKAEDVGVDTSKIEELKKLATEFFKDGVFVHDQMSFQEFVEDLSDILEDMVEVDESDGEEDSAIEDEMEEFEREVIKKFSVPGAGEKEEKIKGEWRKESGRARG, via the exons ATGTCTGGCGGCAGCAGTACTAACAACAGCTGGACCATCCTCACTCCTGAG GAGACTGCTGCTGAAACCCTGAGGCCTCTGGCAGAAGGGACAGAGCACCATGAGGAAAGCCATACATCTACAGAAG GCTGTGGGGCCAACAACCAGCCTGCAGAGGATACAACATCTGCAGAGGGGCCCTCTGTGGAGGAACACCTG GtatcagaagagaaaaaaggagagctAAGCGAAGCCTCCAGCACAGATCACCACACCTACGAGCCCACCACCATCACTGATGCCACCGTTCCCTCCTCTTTGGACGTCTCGAGCAGCTCCATCCCTGGCAGTGATGTGCTCAGCCAGTCAGAGGGCCTAGCTGAGGGCCAGGCACAGTCCAGCCCAGACCCGGATTCATTCACTGACTCCTACACCCATATAACTCCCTCCCCTGATGAGCCCCCAGCCTCGCTGCTGAGCACAGAGACTCTGGGAGGGGTGGAGTTTacacaggaagaagagaggCCAGCACAGGAAGGAGCACCGCATCCGCTAAATGGGGAGGAGCTACAACAGGAAGGGGAGGAGTCAGACCTGTCTCCGAGGACGACTGACTTGGGGAAACAGGCAG ACTCCCCAGGGGATTCAGAGGTTGGGGACGAGAGGGCCGAGAAGacgggagaggagggagagccagaggtgaggagaaggaggtCTCTCTTGGCAGCTCTGGAGCGGATCGGAAGggcagaggaggaagacgaaGGAGAGGAAGAATTTCAGTTGCCACAGCGAGAGGAAGAGAGCGGGTTCTCTGTGAACAAGTGCATCCTGGGTGCCGTCATTCTGTTAGGCCTTGGGACCATCTTTTTCTCAG AGAGTGACTATAACACGAGGGAGCTGAAAGATCCAGAAGTACCAGGAAAACAG GAGTGGCTTAATCCGGAGGTTCCTCCACCCCCAGTAGATGCTGACAGCACAGATCTTCTAAATAAGATAGCCAACGAAAACAAGCAGATTCCTGTGCTACAAGCCCAACTTCAG gcACAGAAAGAAGAGCTAAAAGTAGCCAAGGGACAGGCAGCAGAGGGAGCAGCAGAGCGGATGCggtgggaggaggtggagaaggaaaACAGTAGGTTGAAGAAAGACATGGCATCTCTCCCTGTCCTTCAGAAAGAAAACgagaggatgaagagagagCTGGAGTCTGTCTCGGCCCTACAGAAAGAACTAGACACTCTGAGATCCACTCTGACTGAATTAAAACTCTCATCAGGTACAGAGGGAGGAG CAGCCAGTGAAGCAGCTCAGGCACCTGTGAAGCCTACTACATTGCCCCCCAGTGGTCAGCCAGAGGACAGCAGCCCAAGTATAGCTGGATCTACAGCGAGACAGTCCTGGATACCATTGGATGAGCAAAGGgctgagaagaagaaagatCGGAAGAAGGACAAACACGACATGGGCGAGAAGAAAgagtggaaagagagagaaaaatctgaatggaaagaaggagagaaaaaggagagcaAAGACGGAGGTAAAACAGAATGGAAGGAGAAGGAGTTGAAAAAGGGGAAACACGAGCAAGGAAAGTTTGACAAGGAGAAAGTTAAGGAAGGTAAGCAAAAGAAGCACAGTGATGACAAACAGTGGAAGGAGAAAGacctgaagaaagaaaaggctAGCAGAAGGGATGGAGGAAAACCATGGAAGGATAGGGAAGGGAAGAAAGAGTGGAcagaaaagagtgagagaaaagaaCTGAAGGAGgacaaagactggaaaaagcAAAAGCACGAGAAACAGAGTGAGGGTAAGCAATGGAGgggaaaggaggagaagaaggataGGAAGGGAGGAAAAGATCATGGAGAGTGGCACAAGAGCAAGGAGGAGTGGAAGGGAGAGAAGGAGTGGAAGAAAGCAAAAGATGGCTTTAAGGAAAGTGGCAAAAACAAGTGGGAGAAAAAAGATTGGAaacagaaaggagagaagaaagagtgGAAGAAAGACAGTGAGTGGAAGAGCAAAACCAGCAAAGATCTTGGTAAAGAAGGGAAAGGAAAGTGTGAAAGGAAACAGTGGGAAGAGAATGAAAATCATGGTAAAGGGAAGGGAAAGGATGAGAGGAAACAGTGGAGCGAGAGCAACTGGAAGACTAAAAATGGTCAAGATGGTAAGGACTGGAAAAAGAAGAATGAGAGGAAGCAgtgggaaaagaaagaagaagagtggaagaaaggaggacagaaagagaaaaagcacTTCGGAGATTGGAAAAAGGACAAATCCAGCatccagaaaaacaaagacgAGCACAAGTCTACCAGTAACCACAACCACCATGACCACCATGAGGAGCATCTGTGGAGAGACAAGATGCCCCCTCATACACACCGCCAACCCTCCCTTGATCAACCTGAGTACTGGATCCACCAGAGAGACCGCCTCCAGCATAACCCTAAACCTCCACAGCACTGTAACTCACTGGAGACCTGTGCTCAGGCTGAGGGGCTGCTCCCTGTCCCTTTACCCGAGTTCGAGGCCATCCTCCAAACATACCTAGCCAAGGCAGAGGACGTTGGTGTGGATACCTCCAAAATAGAAGAGCTCAAAAAGCTAGCCACCGAGTTCTTCAAGGACGGAGTCTTTGTTCATGACCAGATGAGCTTTCAAGAATTCGTCGAAGATTTGAGCGATATTTTAGAAGACATGGTGGAAGTGGATGAAAGCGATGGAGAAGAGGATAGTGCCATAGAGGACGAAATGGAGGAGTTTGAACGAGAAGTCATAAAAAAGTTTTCAGTGCCAGGagctggagagaaagaggagaaaatcaaGGGGGAGTGGAGGAAGGAAAGTGGCCGAGCACGTGGCTGA